A single window of Martelella sp. NC20 DNA harbors:
- a CDS encoding ABC transporter ATP-binding protein → MGSIRLEKVSKHFGEAAVIPSIDLEINDGEFVVFVGPSGCGKSTLLRLIAGLEDVTSGRILIDGEDATDKPPAKRGLAMVFQSYALYPHMSVRNNIGFPLKMANIDKAEIDRKVEDAAKILNLTDYLERKPRALSGGQRQRVAIGRAIVRNPECFLFDEPLSNLDAALRVNMRLEITELHQTLDATSIYVTHDQVEAMTMADKIVVLRAGNIEQVGSPLELYRKPANLFVAGFIGSPKMNFVTGKDAEGYNAHTIGVRPEHLTLSTESGTWQGKVVVAEHLGSDTFLHIDVAGIGQVTARVNGDFPVRHGDVVHVTPDPERIYRFDDKGLAL, encoded by the coding sequence ATGGGCAGCATCAGACTTGAAAAAGTTTCCAAGCATTTCGGCGAGGCCGCGGTCATCCCTTCGATCGACCTCGAAATCAATGACGGCGAATTCGTCGTTTTCGTCGGCCCGTCGGGCTGCGGCAAATCCACGCTTCTGCGGCTGATCGCCGGGCTGGAGGACGTCACCAGCGGCCGCATCCTGATCGACGGCGAGGACGCCACCGACAAGCCGCCGGCAAAGCGCGGCCTTGCCATGGTGTTCCAGTCCTATGCGCTTTATCCGCATATGAGCGTCAGGAACAATATCGGCTTTCCGCTGAAGATGGCGAATATCGACAAGGCGGAAATCGACCGCAAGGTCGAGGACGCGGCGAAGATCCTGAACCTGACCGACTATCTGGAGCGCAAGCCGCGCGCGCTTTCCGGCGGCCAGCGCCAGCGCGTGGCGATCGGCCGGGCGATCGTGCGCAATCCGGAGTGCTTCCTGTTCGACGAGCCGCTCTCCAACCTCGATGCCGCGCTCAGGGTCAACATGCGGCTTGAAATCACCGAGCTGCACCAGACGCTCGATGCCACCTCGATCTATGTGACCCACGACCAGGTCGAGGCCATGACCATGGCCGACAAGATCGTGGTGCTCAGAGCCGGCAATATCGAGCAGGTCGGTTCGCCGCTGGAGCTTTACCGCAAGCCTGCCAACCTGTTCGTGGCCGGTTTCATCGGTTCGCCGAAGATGAACTTCGTCACCGGCAAGGATGCGGAAGGCTACAACGCCCACACGATCGGCGTGCGGCCGGAACATCTGACGCTGTCAACCGAAAGCGGAACCTGGCAGGGCAAGGTCGTGGTCGCCGAACATCTCGGCTCGGACACATTCCTGCACATCGATGTCGCGGGCATCGGGCAGGTCACCGCGCGCGTGAACGGGGACTTTCCGGTTCGCCATGGCGATGTTGTCCATGTCACCCCCGATCCGGAGCGGATCTACCGCTTCGACGACAAGGGGCTGGCGCTCTAG